CCTCCAGCCGGCGCTTGAGCTCGTGACAGTCGTCATCATCCCGATCGACGACGACCACGAGGCGCCAGTCATCCGGCAACCAGGCGGCGTACCCGCGCAGGCGCTGTTCCAACCTGGCGAGCAAATCCGCCTTGCCCTGAAAGGGGTGCACTTCGAAGGTCCGATCTTGTGGCAGCAGGCGCGGCAGGAGCGCGCGCAGGAACGCCTCCATGGAGGGCTCTTCCACCAGAAACTCCAGACGACAAACCATCACTTGCTCCCGGCTCCCTTCAATGGCCGCGTGGGCGCGCCTTCATTGACCAACGGGTCGCCTACGCCGAGCTGCCCTTCCATCCACAAGTGGCCCAGCAGCGCACCTTCGCTCACGAACTCGGTGACGCCGGGCAGGTCGGCGGCGCGGCGCGTCTGGGTATATCCGTTCTCGTCACGCCAGAGTACCCGTACCTCTTCCGGACGCAGGGCGTTGAGGAAGAAGGGCGAATGGGTGGTCACGAGCAACTGGGTGCGTGCCGTGGCGGCGCGGCACTCCTCGGCCAGCTCCGGCAGCAGGCGCGGGTGGAGGAAGTTTTCCGGCTCCTCGACCCCGATGAAAGGCGGCGGCGCCGGGTCGTGGAGCAGCACCAGGTAGGCCAGCATCTTCAGGGTGCCGTCGGAGGCAAAGCGGGCCAGCACCGGGTTGTCGAACGGGGCGTCCTTGATCTGCAGCAGCAGGCGTCCGTCCGGCATGGTCTCGGCCAACACCCGCTCGATGCGCGGCACCCGCCGTCGCAACACTTCGAAAATCCGTTCGAGATGTTGCGGGTGCTGATCGGCCAAGTACTGGATGACATTGGCCAGGTTGTCGCCGCTCTTGGAAAGCCGCTCCTGTGGCCCCGCTTCCGGCTGGCCCCGCGCGCTGTCGGCGGAAAGATAGGAAACATACCAACCGGTGATGAAGTCACGTAGCGCCGCCACCCGCGGGTGCTCGGCGAACTGGCCCAGGGCATTCACCGCCAATAGATCGGGGGACTTGAGCGGAGTTTCGATGCGTTTGTCCTTTTCGTCCGGTAGTTCTCCACTTACCGCCTGGCCTTGACCTTCCCGGTAATCCAAGAAACGGAACGGCTTGCCACGTTGACCACGTCGCCATTGCAACCATTCTTCTACGACGATCGGACGTCCGTCGCGCTCATCCACCGCCAAGTGATAGGTAATGAGTGGGTAGCCCGATTCACGGCACTTGATCTCGACGACCAGAGGCCCGTCGCCGCCCCGGGTTTTCAATTCCTTGGCCCGGCCGCGCTTGTCCCACGCACGGCGCAGTCCCAACTCAAAACACTCCGCGAGAAAGGCGAACACGTCGAACACTGTGGACTTGCCGCTGCCATTTGGTCCCAACAGCACCGTCAGCGGCGTCAGGTCTTTGAATTCCACCGATCGCAGTGCGCGAAAGTTCTGCACCTTGAGGTATTCAATTCGTACGCGGCCGCCGTCATGAGACGCTTGTTTCATGTCTGTATCCTCTCTATGAGCTTGCCCCCATCCTTCACCCGCAGTTTACCAGAGATGAGCTTGGGGAGCAGGGTGTCGCGCAGAACAGCGAGGGTCCGGGATTCGAGAGCAGCAGCGCTTGACCGCGCAAAGATCGGGGTGACTTGCTTCCCGAACGCCCGGCTGATTTCCTCCGGCGGAGTCACAATCGTGAAGTGGTCGAGGGCCTTGGCTGGGACACGTTGCCTTCCACTCGATCCTGTCATGCTTTGGATCGCGAACTCGCGGAACTCCGCATCGCGCGCGAGGCAATACGCAAACTCGTTTGGAAGCGGTGGCTTCGGCCGAAGGACGATGTATTCAGTAGACCCCCAGCCCACTTGCCCGTCATTTAGGAAGTCAACGAACGCCGTTTTTCCGTTCTCCAGGCACGGAGTGATGCGAGCCAGCAGCGTGTCGCCGTTAATGAAGCGCATTCCCGAGGTGAAAGAGCGTTCAATGACGACATCGGGCGAGTGGCCTTGTGTGGGCATGTTCGCCATATCCAAGTAAGGGGCGACCCTACCTTTTGTCAGCTTTCGCGGTGGGTTGACGTCAATGACCTGTGGTAGCGGTTTCACCTCCCACCCCTTCGGAATATCCCCCAACTCCGAGGACTCGAAGGAGTCGGGAAAGAGGTTGACGATGTTGCCGGACACGGGACAAGGGGCTCCGTTGTGGTAGCGGGCAGCGGTTGCGGCGAAACGTTCCGGGATCGGATTGCCGGCCTGCACGGCGTTCCAGACCACCGGATCGAAATTCACGAACCACGACTTGAACAGTGCTCGCGCCATTTCCTCCAGCGTCTCGCTCATCTTCCGGTTCAACTCGATCTTGTCGTCTAGCGTGCCGAGGATGTGGGCGATGGCGCGTTGTTCCTCTATAGGAGGTAAGGGAATGGGTATCGTTCGCAAATACGAGACTGGCCGTGCAATAGACGGAACGCCCGTTTGTGAAGTGTTCGCTAGAAGTCGATGCTGACCCTCTGGGGTTTTGAAGTAGGCAACGACAAACTCTGGTATTACCTTGGAACGGTCGCAGCGCATATAGAACTGTCGCTGCGAAATGACATACCGCTCATAAAGCGAATTCCATGGCACGAATGCAACTTGGCCGATGTTCCCAGCATGAGTGAAGATGACGTCTCCTCGCTGAACATTTGCGTTTCTCAGCCGCCCAGCATGCTCTTCAGTCACGTAGTTGAATCCAATTCGATCATCGACTTTGAAGCCGTGCAGATGCTGCCCACTGATTACTGGTATCCCGTCTGAAACAAATGTCTCAACCTTGATCGAGGAGCCAAATGGTCCCATTGCTACCTTCTCGGCGACTTCCTCGATCGTAGCTTCGCGCCACTCACCCCCCATACCCCAACTCCTCCAGATTCCGGGCAATCGCCGCATCTAGTTTTGCCGCTTCGGCCTGTTGCTCCTTGAGCTGGGCGACCAGTCGCTTCATTTTCTCCTCGAACGGCTCGCCGTCATCCTCCTGGGCCTCGGCGCCGACGTAGCGTCCCGGTGTGAGCACGTGGCCATGTTTGCGGATGTCGTCGAGGGTTGCGCTCTTGCAGAAGCCGGGGACATCCTCGTACTCGCCCGCGTCCCTGTCCCCGCGCCAAGCGTGGTAGGTGCCGGCAATTTTCCGGATATCCTCCTCGGTCAGCTCGCGATGGGTGCGGTCGACCATGGTGCCGAGCTTGCGGGCGTCGATGAAGAGCGTCTTGCCGCGGCGGTCGCGGAAGCGGCCGTTGCGCTTGTCGCGTGCCAGGAACCAGAGGCAGACCGGAATCTGCGTCGAGTAGAAGAGCTGTCCCGGCAGGGCCACCATGCAGTCAACGAGGTCAGCCTCGATGATGTTCCTGCGGATCTCGCCCTCGCCGGACTGGTTGGACGACATGGAGCCATTGGCGAGCACGAAGCCGGCGATGCCGTTGGGTGCCAGGTGATGGAGGAAGTGTTGCACCCAGGCGAAGTTGGCGTTGCCGGCTGGCGGCACCCCATAGACCCAGCGCTTGTCGTCCTTGAGCAGTTCGCCGCGCCAGTCGCTGCTGTTGAAGGGCGGGTTGGCGAGCACGTAGTCGGCCTTGAGGTCCGGGAAGGCGTCGTTGTGAAAGGTGTCGCCATGGGCGATCTGGGCATCGATGCCGCGGATGGCGAGGTTCATTTTTGCCAGCCGCCAGGTGGTGTAGTTCGATTCCTGGCCGTAGATGGAGATGTCGCCGAGGCGTCCGGCGTGGGCCTCGATGAACTTCTCGCTCTGCACGAACATGCCGCCCGAGCCGCAGCAGGGGTCGTAGACGCGGCCCTTGTAGGGGGCGAGCATCTCGACCAGAACGCGGACCACGTGGGTCGGCGTGTAGAACTGTCCGCCTTTTTTCCCCTCGGCACTGGCGAATTGCGAGAGGAAATACTCGTAGACGCGGCCGAGGGTGTCCCTGGCACGCTCGGCAGGATCGCCGAGGGCGATGTCGCTTACCAGATTGATGAGTTGACCAAGGCGTTCCTTGTCGAGGCCGGGGCGGGCGTAGTCCTTTGGCAGCACGCCTTTGAGCGAGGGGTTGTCGCGCTCGATGGCGGCCATGGCGTCGTCCACGAGTTTGCCGATGGTGGGCTGCGGGGCGTTGGCTTTCAGGTGCGCCCAACGGGCCTCCTTCGGCACCCAGAAGATGCTCGCGGCCCGGTACTCGTCCGGATCCTCCGGGTCGGCACCCTCGGAAATCTGGGCTGTCAGTTCGGCGTACTTGGCTTCGAAGGCGTCGGAG
This region of Geothermobacter ehrlichii genomic DNA includes:
- a CDS encoding AAA family ATPase — protein: MKQASHDGGRVRIEYLKVQNFRALRSVEFKDLTPLTVLLGPNGSGKSTVFDVFAFLAECFELGLRRAWDKRGRAKELKTRGGDGPLVVEIKCRESGYPLITYHLAVDERDGRPIVVEEWLQWRRGQRGKPFRFLDYREGQGQAVSGELPDEKDKRIETPLKSPDLLAVNALGQFAEHPRVAALRDFITGWYVSYLSADSARGQPEAGPQERLSKSGDNLANVIQYLADQHPQHLERIFEVLRRRVPRIERVLAETMPDGRLLLQIKDAPFDNPVLARFASDGTLKMLAYLVLLHDPAPPPFIGVEEPENFLHPRLLPELAEECRAATARTQLLVTTHSPFFLNALRPEEVRVLWRDENGYTQTRRAADLPGVTEFVSEGALLGHLWMEGQLGVGDPLVNEGAPTRPLKGAGSK
- a CDS encoding restriction endonuclease subunit S codes for the protein MGGEWREATIEEVAEKVAMGPFGSSIKVETFVSDGIPVISGQHLHGFKVDDRIGFNYVTEEHAGRLRNANVQRGDVIFTHAGNIGQVAFVPWNSLYERYVISQRQFYMRCDRSKVIPEFVVAYFKTPEGQHRLLANTSQTGVPSIARPVSYLRTIPIPLPPIEEQRAIAHILGTLDDKIELNRKMSETLEEMARALFKSWFVNFDPVVWNAVQAGNPIPERFAATAARYHNGAPCPVSGNIVNLFPDSFESSELGDIPKGWEVKPLPQVIDVNPPRKLTKGRVAPYLDMANMPTQGHSPDVVIERSFTSGMRFINGDTLLARITPCLENGKTAFVDFLNDGQVGWGSTEYIVLRPKPPLPNEFAYCLARDAEFREFAIQSMTGSSGRQRVPAKALDHFTIVTPPEEISRAFGKQVTPIFARSSAAALESRTLAVLRDTLLPKLISGKLRVKDGGKLIERIQT
- a CDS encoding class I SAM-dependent DNA methyltransferase — its product is MARKPQNKNSTAKVGFEQKLWQAADALRNNMDAAEYKHVVLGLIFLKYISDAFEAKYAELTAQISEGADPEDPDEYRAASIFWVPKEARWAHLKANAPQPTIGKLVDDAMAAIERDNPSLKGVLPKDYARPGLDKERLGQLINLVSDIALGDPAERARDTLGRVYEYFLSQFASAEGKKGGQFYTPTHVVRVLVEMLAPYKGRVYDPCCGSGGMFVQSEKFIEAHAGRLGDISIYGQESNYTTWRLAKMNLAIRGIDAQIAHGDTFHNDAFPDLKADYVLANPPFNSSDWRGELLKDDKRWVYGVPPAGNANFAWVQHFLHHLAPNGIAGFVLANGSMSSNQSGEGEIRRNIIEADLVDCMVALPGQLFYSTQIPVCLWFLARDKRNGRFRDRRGKTLFIDARKLGTMVDRTHRELTEEDIRKIAGTYHAWRGDRDAGEYEDVPGFCKSATLDDIRKHGHVLTPGRYVGAEAQEDDGEPFEEKMKRLVAQLKEQQAEAAKLDAAIARNLEELGYGG